The following is a genomic window from Bacteroidales bacterium.
TCTCTCGGAATTATATATCATTACGGAACTTTGATTTCGCAAACAAACGACAATTATCTTTTTTCGTCTTTTACGGGAGAACTGACTTATAAAGCATCAGAGCATTTTTATTTTCATCTCGGAAGAGGAAAAAATTTCTTGGGTAACGGACATCGTTCATTATTTCTTTCGGATAACAGTAATGCATATCCGTATGTAAAAGCAACAGCGAATATTTGGAGAATTAAATATATATGGATGGCAGCAAAATTGAAAGATATTAAACTTGCAAACCCTGATTTTGAGACGGTTCTATATAATAAAGCCGTATTTATACATTATTTAAGTCTGAATTTAACAAAACGAATTAATTTTAATTTTTTTGAGTCAATTATTTCTAATCCATATGACCAAGAGGGCAGGAGGGCAGGTTATGAATTTGCTTATTTTAATCCTGTTATTTTTTACAGACCTGTTGAATTTTCTACCGGAACTTCTGATAATTCTTTACTTGGTATCGGATTAAACTTAAGATTATGGAAATCGGTACATTTATATTCTCAATTTATATTGGATGATTTAATAATTTCAAAAATTAATGACGGTTCCGGATGGTGGGGAAATAAGTTCGGAATACAAACCGGATTAAAATCATATAATTTGTTTAATATTTCCGGCTTATTTTTAAGAGGAGAGATAAATATTGTAAGACCTTACACATATTCGCACGGAGAAGCATATACTAACGGAGGTATTGCAAATTTAAATTACGGAAATTATATTCAAGAACTTGCTCATCCTATGGGTGCAAATTTTATGGAAGGATTAGCACAAATCAGATATAATAAAGGAAGATTTTTTACAAGTGCCGAATTAGTTATTGCAAAGAAAGGCATTGATACTGATTCCGTTAATTACGGAAGTGATATATATTTATCTTATAATTTAAGACCAAATGATTACGGAATTAAGTTTTTACAAGGCTCAATCAGTAATTTTATTTATGCTGAATTTAGTGCATCCTATATAATTAATCCTAAATATGAATTGATGCTTGAAACCGGTGTGCAATATCGACATGTTAAAACCGGACAGGCTAATCAAAAAAATTTAATCTTCAATATAGGTATAAGCACTAAAATTTTCAATGAAAATTATGATTATTTTTAAAGATGTAAATAAAACTCTTTAAAATTTTTCCGTAAACGTTTGAGTTTTTATATTTGCTCGCTAAATTTATTTAAAAAATAAAATATGAAGAAGAAATTACTGTTAACATTTATATTGTTATCTCTTATACCTGTTATATCTTTCGCAGGTGAAGCTGACTTGGTTATTCCTGAATCCATCAGAGAAAGTAAGTTATTGTTGTGGGGATTTTTGTTTACATTTTTGGGGGTCGGTTTTGGATTTTGGCAATATTTGAGAATTAAAAAAATTAAAGCTCATAAATCAATGCTCGAAGTCGGAAAAGTGATTTTCGGAACCTGTAAAACTTACCTTTTGCAACAAGGACGATTTTTAATCGGATTATTCATATTCATTGTTGTTATACTTGTTTTTTACTTTGGTTATTTAAAAGACGTTAAATTTGACGGACTCACAATGATTATCGCATGGACCGTAATGGGTATTATCGGTTCTTACGGTGTTGCATGGTTTGGTATAAGAATAAATACTTTGGCTAACAGTCGAATGGCTTTTGCTTCATTAAAAAAGAATCCGCTCAGTCTTTCAAATATTCCGTTAAATGCCGGAATGAGTATAGGAGTAATGCTCATAAGTATTGAGTTGACAATGATGCTTGCAATTTTACTTTTTATTCCGGGAGAATATGCCGGATATTGTTTTATAGGTTTTGCAGTTGGTGAGTCTCTTGGAGCCAGTGCATTGCGTATAGCCGGAGGTATTTTCACTAAAATTGCCGACATTAGTTCCGATTTAATGAAAGTAGTATTTAACATTGGTGAAGACGACCCTCGTAATCCGGGTGTAATTGCCGATTGTACAGGTGATAACGCGGGTGATAGTGTCGGTCCGACTGCTGACGGATTTGAAACTTACGGTGTAACCGGAGTTGCTCTTATTTCATTTATTGTTCTTGCAGTAAATCCTGAATTTCAAGTTGATTTGTTGATATGGATTTTTGTTATGCGTATTATGATGGTGGTCAGCTCTTTAGCCGCTTTTTACATCAATGGTTTTATCAGTAAATTGAAATTTCAACATAAAGAAGATATTGATTTTGAACAACCTTTAACTTGGTTAGTGTGGATTAGTTCAATACTGTCAATTGGTTTAAGTTTTATTGTCAGTAAATGGTTATTGAACAGTTATGACAATAATTTGTGGATATGGTTAGCGGTAATTTTTAGTGTCGGAACATTAGCTGCCGCACTGATACCTGAATTTGTTAAAATTTATACAAGTTCAAAATCAAAACACGTAAAAGAGGTTGTGCAGTCCTCGCGAGAAGGAGGTGCTTCTCTGAATATTTTATCAGGTCTCGTTGCCGGCAATTTCAGTGCTTTTTGGATTGGTTTCGTATTCTTCGTATTGATGTTTGTTGCATATTTGGCAAGTCAATATTTAGGCGATTATATGATTTATGAACCGATTTTTGCATTCGGTTTAGTTGCTTTCGGTATGTTGGGTATGGGACCTGTAACCATTGCTGTTGACAGTTACGGCCCGGTAACCGATAATGCACAATCTATATATGAATTATCTTTAATTGAGGAACAAGAAGGTATTAGTGAAGAAATTGAAAAAGATTTTGGATTTAAACCAAGTTTTGAAAAAGCAAAACATT
Proteins encoded in this region:
- a CDS encoding sodium-translocating pyrophosphatase: MKKKLLLTFILLSLIPVISFAGEADLVIPESIRESKLLLWGFLFTFLGVGFGFWQYLRIKKIKAHKSMLEVGKVIFGTCKTYLLQQGRFLIGLFIFIVVILVFYFGYLKDVKFDGLTMIIAWTVMGIIGSYGVAWFGIRINTLANSRMAFASLKKNPLSLSNIPLNAGMSIGVMLISIELTMMLAILLFIPGEYAGYCFIGFAVGESLGASALRIAGGIFTKIADISSDLMKVVFNIGEDDPRNPGVIADCTGDNAGDSVGPTADGFETYGVTGVALISFIVLAVNPEFQVDLLIWIFVMRIMMVVSSLAAFYINGFISKLKFQHKEDIDFEQPLTWLVWISSILSIGLSFIVSKWLLNSYDNNLWIWLAVIFSVGTLAAALIPEFVKIYTSSKSKHVKEVVQSSREGGASLNILSGLVAGNFSAFWIGFVFFVLMFVAYLASQYLGDYMIYEPIFAFGLVAFGMLGMGPVTIAVDSYGPVTDNAQSIYELSLIEEQEGISEEIEKDFGFKPSFEKAKHYLEANDGAGNTFKATAKPVLIGTAVVGATTMIFSLILLIKEQLGIDPVEILNLINPYTIFGFLLGGAVIYWFTGASIQAVTTGSYKAVEFIKKNINLDPDAPKKASLENSNKVVKICTQYAQKGMINIFVALFSFVLAFAFFSAPGETNAPVSLFVSFLISIAFFGLFQALFMANAGGAWDNAKKVVEVDLKEKGTLLHNATIVGDTVGDPFKDTSSVSLNPIIKFSTLFGLLAMEISIAEKFQGIAPYVGGVFLLVALYFVYRTFYNMRIKK